One genomic region from Bacillus sp. SLBN-46 encodes:
- the comGA gene encoding competence type IV pilus ATPase ComGA yields MLLIASSIELLANRIISDAARNQATDIHIIPRKKDTLVQIRLTNKLIPRLSLPKEECDRLISHFKFTANMDIGERRRPQSGAIFCEVDGQLMGLRLSTLPSNNRESLVIRLLPQQEQIPFHQLSLFPSMTRKLLALLKHAHGLIIFTGPTGSGKTTTLYSLLNETAHLFHRNVITLEDPIEKNYDSVLQVQVNEKAGVTYAAGLKAILRHDPDIIMVGEIRDAETAKIAVRAALTGHLVLSTMHTRDAKGAVYRLREFGVNWLEVEQTLIAVTAQRLVELTCPFCEGECSPICYSYGRWKRASVFELLSGRNLHSVMKATRGEVMNPRYRTIKDVINKGIALGYIQESEYERLVYEDETT; encoded by the coding sequence GTGTTACTCATTGCAAGTTCAATTGAACTATTAGCTAATCGGATCATTTCAGATGCTGCTAGGAATCAGGCAACAGATATTCACATTATTCCAAGAAAAAAAGACACACTCGTCCAAATTCGTTTGACCAACAAGCTCATTCCTCGACTCTCCCTTCCAAAAGAAGAATGCGACAGATTAATTTCCCATTTTAAATTTACAGCCAATATGGATATCGGAGAAAGAAGGCGTCCGCAGAGCGGAGCTATTTTTTGTGAGGTAGACGGACAATTGATGGGCCTCAGGCTTTCCACTCTACCATCTAATAACAGAGAGAGCCTTGTCATCAGGCTTTTACCCCAACAAGAACAAATTCCCTTTCATCAACTCTCTTTATTTCCTTCTATGACTAGAAAGTTGTTAGCCCTTCTCAAACACGCTCATGGTTTAATTATTTTCACAGGTCCAACCGGTTCTGGGAAAACGACAACCCTCTACTCTTTATTAAATGAAACGGCCCATTTATTCCATCGAAATGTAATTACACTTGAAGATCCTATTGAAAAAAATTATGATTCTGTTCTCCAGGTCCAAGTCAATGAAAAAGCAGGAGTTACATATGCTGCAGGATTAAAGGCTATTCTACGCCACGACCCAGACATTATTATGGTTGGTGAGATAAGGGATGCAGAAACTGCAAAAATAGCTGTACGTGCTGCTTTAACAGGTCATTTAGTCCTTTCTACCATGCATACCAGAGATGCCAAGGGAGCCGTGTACCGTCTTCGAGAATTTGGTGTGAATTGGTTAGAAGTGGAACAGACACTCATTGCTGTGACTGCACAAAGACTTGTTGAGCTTACCTGTCCGTTTTGCGAGGGTGAGTGTTCTCCGATTTGTTATTCCTATGGAAGGTGGAAACGAGCAAGTGTATTTGAACTCTTGTCAGGGAGGAATTTACATTCCGTTATGAAAGCGACAAGGGGAGAGGTGATGAATCCTAGGTACCGAACGATTAAGGATGTCATTAATAAAGGTATTGCATTAGGGTATATTCAAGAATCTGAATATGAACGACTGGTGTATGAAGATGAAACCACGTAA
- the comGB gene encoding competence type IV pilus assembly protein ComGB, translating into MKPRKWSVNEQASFLKRMGELLARGYPIAEAIESIALQLPAKRKEELYDCLVELKKGLPFHESLDNLGFHKDLIGYVYYAEQHGSFSDALLEGSSLALMKGKDLHKLLKLLQYPLVLLFITGFLFIFVENTLLPRFTTLFSSLGLEENFFTKVIFMFDQYFPIFIGSLLLTLLLTFVYYFLIFRKFSILKQRSMLVRIPIAGKLLKLLYTHYFSIQLSFLLSGGLSVSEALLLFEKNLRQPFYSQLAGTIKENLVTGEKLETILTSFSFFEMEFSMIVKHGQDNGKLEQELLFFSKHCLNSMEEIIEKSLKTIQPILYLFIGFLVVSMYLAILLPMFHLLDGI; encoded by the coding sequence ATGAAACCACGTAAATGGTCGGTCAATGAACAAGCAAGCTTTCTAAAAAGAATGGGGGAATTACTAGCAAGGGGATACCCAATTGCAGAAGCAATTGAATCTATAGCATTGCAATTACCTGCAAAACGAAAGGAGGAATTATATGATTGTTTAGTAGAGTTAAAAAAAGGATTACCATTTCATGAATCATTAGACAATCTTGGGTTTCACAAGGATTTAATTGGTTACGTTTATTATGCTGAGCAGCATGGCAGCTTTTCTGATGCGCTCTTAGAAGGCAGTAGTCTTGCTTTAATGAAGGGTAAAGACCTACACAAGCTTTTGAAATTACTTCAATATCCTCTGGTATTACTCTTTATTACAGGTTTCCTTTTTATTTTCGTGGAAAACACGCTACTCCCTAGATTTACCACTCTCTTTTCATCTCTTGGACTTGAAGAAAACTTTTTTACAAAGGTTATCTTCATGTTTGATCAATATTTCCCCATTTTTATTGGTAGTCTGCTTTTGACATTACTCCTAACATTTGTTTATTATTTTCTCATTTTCCGCAAATTTTCCATCTTGAAGCAAAGGTCGATGCTTGTTCGAATTCCAATCGCAGGCAAGCTCCTCAAATTACTGTATACTCATTACTTTTCCATCCAGTTAAGCTTTCTATTATCTGGTGGATTATCTGTATCGGAAGCTTTGTTACTATTTGAGAAAAACCTAAGACAGCCTTTTTATAGTCAACTCGCGGGAACGATTAAAGAAAATCTTGTAACAGGAGAAAAATTGGAGACCATCTTAACGTCCTTTTCATTTTTTGAAATGGAATTCTCCATGATCGTCAAACATGGACAAGATAATGGGAAATTAGAGCAGGAATTACTCTTCTTTAGTAAACATTGTCTCAACAGTATGGAAGAAATAATTGAAAAAAGCTTAAAGACGATTCAACCAATATTATATTTATTTATTGGATTTCTAGTTGTTTCAATGTATTTGGCTATTCTTTTACCTATGTTTCATCTATTAGATGGCATCTAA
- the comGC gene encoding competence type IV pilus major pilin ComGC, which produces MNNEKGFTLIEMMIVMLVISILLIITIPNVAKHNTNINNKGCEAYVKMVQAQVQAYEMDKNKVPTLQDLITEEYIKDDAKGCPNGKTVSIDSSGNVTAVVAP; this is translated from the coding sequence ATGAATAATGAAAAAGGGTTTACGCTTATTGAAATGATGATAGTTATGCTAGTAATTTCAATCCTGTTGATCATTACAATTCCAAATGTAGCAAAACATAATACTAATATAAATAATAAGGGTTGCGAGGCTTATGTGAAAATGGTCCAAGCACAAGTTCAAGCCTATGAAATGGATAAAAACAAGGTGCCAACACTGCAAGACCTTATAACCGAAGAGTATATAAAGGATGATGCAAAAGGGTGTCCGAACGGAAAAACAGTAAGTATAGATTCAAGTGGGAATGTCACAGCTGTAGTAGCACCGTAA
- the comGD gene encoding competence type IV pilus minor pilin ComGD: MNWNQKGFTLIESLLVLSIFMIISSVTVFTLKPQHTFMEKGSFFTQLKADLYYAQQYAISHQHEVLVQFVPKEYRYYMIYRAEERPIIERDYSHNVNVTEGTMPLSFKFLPDGNINKFGSLILYYRNKIYRLTFLIGEGRFYVSEQ; this comes from the coding sequence ATGAACTGGAATCAAAAAGGATTCACCTTGATTGAATCACTTCTAGTCCTTTCCATTTTTATGATTATTTCCTCAGTCACAGTCTTCACCCTGAAACCTCAACACACTTTTATGGAAAAGGGTTCCTTTTTCACCCAATTAAAAGCTGACCTGTATTATGCCCAGCAGTATGCCATATCGCACCAACATGAGGTATTAGTTCAATTTGTGCCTAAAGAATACAGGTATTATATGATATACCGTGCAGAGGAAAGACCAATTATTGAAAGAGATTACTCACACAATGTAAATGTCACAGAAGGTACGATGCCTTTATCTTTTAAGTTCCTGCCAGATGGTAATATAAATAAGTTTGGCAGCTTAATTTTGTACTATAGAAATAAAATCTATCGGCTGACCTTTTTAATTGGAGAGGGACGGTTTTATGTTTCAGAACAGTAA
- the comGF gene encoding competence type IV pilus minor pilin ComGF — protein sequence MELKHVEYSNEKAFTLIEVLIAFSVFSIIIFFMMPIFQITLNNKDTQVRLRAMEWEVFCSQIKKEMRFSSSAQVLSGRLILTKDTETVQFEKYGTNLRRRVNSTGNEIILQNVSQLSLTTLNNAVKITVVDLSGKVHTVTIFSLVDWNKGS from the coding sequence ATGGAACTGAAACATGTGGAATATTCGAATGAAAAGGCATTTACGCTTATCGAAGTACTAATCGCTTTTTCGGTCTTTAGTATCATTATCTTTTTTATGATGCCTATTTTTCAAATAACCCTCAATAATAAAGATACTCAAGTGCGATTGCGGGCTATGGAGTGGGAGGTCTTTTGCAGTCAAATAAAGAAAGAGATGCGCTTCTCTAGTAGCGCTCAAGTGTTATCTGGCCGCTTAATCCTAACCAAAGATACAGAAACAGTCCAATTTGAAAAATACGGTACGAACCTACGGAGACGAGTGAATTCTACAGGGAACGAAATTATACTTCAAAACGTGTCACAGTTGTCACTAACAACGCTAAACAACGCTGTTAAAATTACGGTTGTTGACCTTTCAGGAAAAGTACACACAGTAACCATTTTTTCATTGGTAGATTGGAACAAGGGGTCATGA
- the comGG gene encoding competence type IV pilus minor pilin ComGG — translation MNNKEKGFTYPLTLCLLLFFLVFLTMHVDQLLMERKIAHETAAIQQEEYYFLSSVKKVEALYQAGETLPVKGGWTYSNGTMEYQAEASTGGVQKVTFNLVLNSGIAVSGRGSFDVVTKKLTKWTEIK, via the coding sequence ATGAACAACAAGGAGAAAGGGTTTACTTACCCGCTGACACTTTGTTTGCTCCTGTTTTTTTTAGTATTCCTCACCATGCATGTTGACCAATTACTAATGGAAAGGAAAATAGCACATGAAACAGCTGCTATTCAGCAGGAGGAATACTATTTTCTCTCTTCGGTAAAAAAGGTAGAAGCCTTATATCAAGCTGGAGAAACTCTTCCAGTAAAAGGAGGCTGGACGTATAGTAATGGAACGATGGAGTACCAAGCCGAAGCATCTACAGGTGGCGTTCAAAAGGTTACCTTTAATTTGGTATTAAATTCCGGAATAGCAGTTAGCGGCCGAGGTTCTTTTGATGTGGTTACTAAAAAACTAACTAAATGGACTGAAATAAAATAA
- a CDS encoding YqzE family protein translates to MKTNDYVKYMTQTIVKYADQPRAERKRQRYERKQGRASFWYRWFGILPYILYFQMKKRRKL, encoded by the coding sequence ATGAAAACAAATGACTATGTCAAATACATGACCCAAACAATTGTAAAATATGCCGATCAACCAAGGGCTGAAAGAAAAAGGCAACGTTATGAGCGAAAGCAAGGACGAGCATCTTTTTGGTATCGTTGGTTTGGAATCCTACCGTATATCCTCTATTTTCAAATGAAAAAGAGACGAAAACTTTAG
- the ltrA gene encoding group II intron reverse transcriptase/maturase, producing MRENKDELRQRIRTRKYQPQAALRVEIPKENGKMRKLGIPTVVDRVVQQAIHQVLSPIFEKQFSEFSYGFRPKRSCEMAIIKSLEFLNDGHDWVVDIDLERFFDTVNHDKLMRIISNTIDDGDVISLIRKYLVSGVMVKGKYEETPVGTPQGGNLSPLLSNIMLNEFDKELEKRGLRFVRYADDALIFVKSEKAADRVMKSVVRYIEERLGLIVNVEKSKISRPRELKFLGFGYYYDIKNKRYQAKPHLMSIQKFQKKLRKLTKRNWSIPLDFRLLKLKQVILGWVNYFRIANMKQAISEIDMKLRSRIRVIIWKQWKVPKKQIKSLIRLGVPEEEAKGLTFCRRGYRYIGLSKVVQRAISNKRLKQRGLPSALEHYLKVHTVI from the coding sequence CTGAGAGAGAACAAGGATGAGCTACGGCAGCGCATCAGAACAAGAAAATACCAACCACAAGCTGCCTTAAGAGTGGAAATCCCAAAAGAAAATGGCAAGATGCGCAAATTGGGAATACCAACAGTAGTGGATAGAGTAGTTCAACAAGCCATTCATCAAGTTCTCAGTCCGATATTTGAAAAGCAATTCAGTGAATTTAGTTACGGCTTTAGACCAAAAAGAAGCTGTGAGATGGCTATTATAAAAAGCTTGGAATTTCTGAATGATGGTCACGATTGGGTAGTAGACATTGACCTTGAAAGATTTTTCGATACAGTCAATCACGATAAACTCATGCGAATTATTTCCAACACAATAGACGATGGTGATGTTATCTCGTTAATCAGAAAATATTTAGTCAGTGGAGTCATGGTGAAAGGGAAATATGAAGAAACACCAGTCGGGACTCCGCAAGGAGGAAACCTCAGCCCATTATTGAGTAATATCATGCTAAATGAATTCGATAAGGAACTAGAGAAAAGAGGATTACGGTTCGTCAGATACGCCGATGACGCTCTCATCTTTGTAAAGAGTGAGAAAGCAGCAGACAGAGTGATGAAATCAGTCGTGAGGTATATAGAAGAAAGACTTGGATTAATAGTCAATGTGGAGAAAAGTAAAATTTCTCGCCCAAGAGAATTAAAATTCTTAGGATTCGGTTATTATTACGACATTAAAAACAAGAGGTATCAAGCAAAACCCCATCTCATGTCGATACAAAAGTTTCAAAAGAAGCTTCGAAAATTGACAAAGCGAAACTGGAGTATACCGCTAGACTTCCGATTATTAAAACTGAAACAAGTCATACTTGGGTGGGTTAATTACTTTAGAATCGCAAATATGAAACAAGCAATAAGTGAGATTGATATGAAGCTTCGCTCCAGAATTAGAGTCATCATTTGGAAGCAGTGGAAGGTACCAAAGAAACAAATTAAATCGCTTATTCGATTAGGGGTTCCTGAGGAAGAGGCGAAAGGATTAACATTCTGTCGAAGAGGTTACCGGTACATTGGATTATCAAAAGTTGTTCAAAGAGCAATCTCAAACAAAAGATTAAAGCAGAGGGGACTACCCTCTGCATTAGAACACTACCTAAAAGTACACACTGTAATATAA
- a CDS encoding YqhG family protein produces MQQQEIHNFLISYFVANECPIIENKPGYLTVQLTIELDKELMNRPFYWHYLEKTGGIPNPMQLTFITNKEIAPEHIKGEIIHFGSPRLHQIFQSTKNLASYIRLYEKHNQIHNQTPLLPWLCMNVKISYQCDRKRDIYKSIGLQLINGQMVENFHDHLEQIPLTPKIPDYSFTLSPLVKPKSGMLRIENYLTSLINEDDHSWAEEARKRWDQDLKLLEHFYEEIEEENENYETEKKALQEQYEPKINISFINGGLFYLTDQAI; encoded by the coding sequence ATGCAGCAGCAGGAAATTCATAACTTTCTTATCAGTTACTTTGTAGCAAATGAATGCCCAATTATCGAGAATAAACCGGGATACTTAACCGTACAATTAACGATTGAACTGGATAAAGAATTAATGAACCGCCCTTTTTACTGGCACTACCTGGAAAAAACAGGTGGAATTCCTAATCCGATGCAGCTAACCTTCATTACAAACAAAGAAATAGCTCCAGAGCATATAAAGGGTGAGATTATCCATTTCGGTTCACCTAGGCTTCACCAAATTTTTCAATCCACCAAAAATTTGGCTAGTTATATCCGACTTTACGAAAAACATAACCAGATTCATAACCAAACACCGCTACTTCCCTGGCTGTGTATGAATGTTAAAATTTCTTATCAATGTGATCGTAAGCGTGATATTTATAAATCAATCGGTTTACAACTTATTAATGGTCAAATGGTTGAGAATTTCCATGATCACCTAGAACAAATACCATTAACACCCAAAATCCCAGATTACTCTTTTACTTTATCACCATTGGTAAAGCCAAAAAGTGGAATGCTAAGGATAGAAAACTATTTAACATCGCTGATTAATGAGGATGATCATTCCTGGGCGGAGGAAGCCCGAAAGCGGTGGGACCAAGATTTAAAACTGTTGGAGCATTTTTATGAAGAAATAGAAGAAGAAAATGAAAATTACGAGACAGAAAAAAAAGCACTTCAAGAGCAATACGAACCGAAAATTAATATTTCTTTTATCAATGGCGGTCTGTTTTATCTCACTGATCAGGCGATATAA
- a CDS encoding SNF2-related protein, whose product MSVKIEFNSSWQDDFLHRIDNDGPWGNWELFKLAIGVEKHLVIPEFEGLQAPKHLPNLTPLPHQLETAKQVIENMNGKAILADEVGLGKTIEAGLILKEYMIRGLVKKVLILVPASLVTQWAMELNSKFFIPAITQRKSYVWEQCDVVVSSIDTAKRNPHRDIISKLDYDLIIIDEAHKLKNNKTKNYEFVQNLKKKFCLLLTATPIQNRIEEIFNLVSLLKPGHLGSETAFYEKYKRDARSLNDDEHLKELVNKVMIRNRRADTGIEWTKRHVETIPIDVSPQEKDLYDSITNLKSESDWLQTSAFSVMTLQREACSSREAVFYTLKNMLQKKEDPTPAFEEQINFLISKVEAVQKNSKAEKALEIIQKVNDKVIIFTEYRATQMYLQWYLKQHGISSVPFRGGFKRGKKDWMRELFQKHAQVLIATEAGGEGINLQFCNHIINFDLPWNPMRLEQRIGRIHRLGQEKDVMIYNFAIKNTVEEHILKLLYEKINLFEKVIGELDDILTKLEFGNIEDHLIDIFGQSASEGEMRIKMENLSSMIEFAQTIKEGEAHAAAGNS is encoded by the coding sequence ATGTCTGTCAAAATTGAATTTAATTCCTCTTGGCAGGATGATTTTTTACATAGAATTGATAACGATGGTCCTTGGGGAAATTGGGAGCTATTTAAACTAGCGATTGGGGTTGAAAAACACCTGGTCATACCTGAATTTGAAGGCTTGCAAGCTCCAAAGCATCTTCCCAATTTAACACCGCTTCCTCACCAACTTGAAACAGCTAAGCAAGTGATTGAGAACATGAATGGAAAAGCCATCCTTGCAGATGAAGTGGGACTTGGAAAGACGATTGAAGCAGGCTTGATTTTAAAAGAATACATGATTCGTGGATTAGTGAAAAAGGTACTTATTCTAGTACCCGCTTCTCTAGTAACACAATGGGCGATGGAATTGAACAGCAAGTTCTTCATCCCTGCCATCACACAGAGGAAAAGCTATGTATGGGAACAATGTGATGTGGTTGTCTCGTCTATAGATACAGCCAAGAGAAACCCTCATCGAGATATTATTTCTAAGCTGGATTATGACCTGATCATTATTGATGAAGCACATAAACTTAAAAATAATAAAACAAAAAACTACGAGTTTGTTCAAAACCTTAAAAAGAAATTTTGTTTATTATTAACCGCAACTCCCATTCAAAACAGAATTGAGGAAATCTTTAACCTCGTTTCACTTTTAAAACCGGGACATTTAGGCAGCGAAACCGCATTCTACGAAAAATATAAACGGGATGCACGTTCCTTAAATGATGATGAGCATTTAAAAGAATTAGTTAACAAGGTAATGATTCGTAATCGACGTGCTGATACAGGTATTGAATGGACAAAGAGGCACGTAGAAACCATCCCCATTGATGTTTCTCCGCAAGAAAAGGATTTATATGATTCAATTACTAATCTAAAAAGTGAAAGTGATTGGCTACAAACGAGTGCCTTCTCTGTCATGACACTGCAGCGGGAAGCATGTAGCAGCAGGGAAGCTGTTTTTTACACCTTAAAAAACATGCTGCAAAAAAAGGAGGATCCAACTCCTGCCTTCGAAGAACAAATAAACTTTTTGATTAGTAAAGTGGAAGCGGTACAAAAGAATTCAAAAGCTGAAAAAGCCCTTGAGATAATTCAGAAAGTGAATGATAAAGTTATTATTTTCACGGAATATCGTGCGACTCAGATGTATCTGCAATGGTATTTAAAGCAACATGGGATTTCTTCAGTCCCATTCCGAGGTGGATTTAAACGAGGGAAAAAGGATTGGATGCGTGAACTGTTTCAAAAGCATGCCCAAGTCTTAATTGCAACGGAAGCGGGCGGTGAAGGAATTAATCTGCAATTTTGTAATCATATTATTAACTTTGATTTGCCATGGAACCCTATGAGGCTGGAGCAACGGATTGGACGAATCCATCGTTTAGGCCAAGAAAAGGACGTCATGATTTATAACTTCGCCATCAAAAATACAGTTGAGGAGCATATATTAAAGCTTCTTTATGAAAAGATTAATCTGTTTGAAAAGGTCATTGGTGAACTGGACGATATATTAACGAAATTAGAATTTGGTAATATTGAGGATCATTTGATTGATATATTTGGACAATCCGCTTCAGAAGGTGAAATGAGAATTAAAATGGAAAATTTATCATCTATGATTGAATTTGCCCAGACTATTAAGGAAGGTGAGGCACATGCAGCAGCAGGAAATTCATAA
- the gcvT gene encoding glycine cleavage system aminomethyltransferase GcvT, with the protein MSELKRTPLFDVYKEFGGKTIDFGGWELPVQFSSIKEEHEAVRNRAGLFDVSHMGEIEVKGSDSLNYLQNMMTNDISKIKDGGAQYTAMCYENGGTVDDLLVYKIEDHHYLLVVNASNIDKDFKWLEDHLSGDVSIENLSEKTAQLAIQGPLAEQVLQKLTDTDLSGIGFFKFQQEVSLDGKKALVSRTGYTGEDGFEVYCDAADAEQIWKDILQAGKEEGVLPCGLGARDTLRFESVLALYGQELSPEISPLEAGIAFAVKLNKEADFIGKEALKQQKEKGLSRKIVGIEMIDRGIPRHGYPVYKGDVLIGEVTTGTQSPTLKRNIGLALISTEFTGLDTEVEVEIRGKRLKATVVPTPFYKKEKK; encoded by the coding sequence ATGTCTGAATTAAAACGTACTCCGCTTTTTGATGTGTATAAAGAATTCGGAGGGAAAACCATCGATTTTGGTGGCTGGGAACTACCGGTTCAATTCTCTAGCATTAAAGAAGAACATGAAGCAGTCCGCAATCGTGCCGGCTTGTTTGATGTGTCTCACATGGGAGAAATCGAAGTAAAGGGCTCTGACAGCCTCAACTATTTACAAAACATGATGACGAATGATATTTCAAAAATTAAAGACGGCGGTGCCCAGTATACAGCCATGTGTTACGAAAATGGCGGAACGGTTGATGACTTGCTTGTTTATAAAATCGAGGACCATCATTACCTGTTAGTTGTTAATGCATCAAATATTGATAAGGATTTCAAATGGCTTGAGGACCATCTATCAGGGGATGTAAGCATTGAAAATCTATCTGAAAAAACAGCTCAGCTTGCCATACAGGGACCTCTTGCTGAACAAGTTTTACAAAAGCTTACTGATACAGATTTAAGTGGTATTGGCTTCTTTAAATTTCAGCAGGAAGTTAGCTTAGATGGTAAAAAAGCCCTCGTATCAAGAACAGGATACACGGGTGAAGATGGATTCGAAGTGTACTGTGATGCCGCTGATGCCGAACAGATTTGGAAAGACATTCTACAAGCTGGAAAAGAAGAGGGCGTTCTTCCATGTGGGTTAGGTGCACGCGATACTCTTCGTTTTGAGTCCGTTTTAGCTCTTTATGGGCAGGAGCTTTCTCCAGAAATTTCTCCACTTGAAGCTGGAATTGCTTTTGCAGTTAAACTTAACAAAGAGGCTGATTTTATTGGTAAGGAAGCCTTAAAACAGCAGAAAGAGAAAGGCCTCTCTAGAAAAATAGTGGGGATTGAAATGATTGACCGTGGGATCCCACGTCATGGCTATCCTGTTTATAAAGGGGATGTGCTAATTGGAGAAGTAACAACTGGTACGCAATCACCTACATTAAAGAGAAATATCGGGCTTGCCCTTATTTCTACTGAATTTACTGGGCTAGATACTGAGGTTGAAGTAGAAATTCGCGGTAAACGCTTAAAAGCTACAGTCGTTCCAACACCTTTTTATAAAAAAGAAAAGAAATAA
- the gcvPA gene encoding aminomethyl-transferring glycine dehydrogenase subunit GcvPA, giving the protein MKHRYLPMTEQDKKAMLETIGVSSIDELFSDIPEKVKFKGEYNIKPAKSETALMKELFQMASRNADLKRNVSFLGAGVYDHYMPVIVDHVISRSEFYTAYTPYQPEISQGELQAIFEFQTMICELTGMDVANSSMYDGGTALAEAAMLSAGHTKRKTILVSSAVHPESREVLKTYAKGQYLDVVEVPVTDGVTDVDALKGLVNADVAAVIVQYPNFFGRIEPLKELEEVIHENKSMFVVSSNPLSLGVLTPPGKFGADIVIGDAQPFGIPTAFGGPHCGYFAVTTKLMRKVPGRLVGQTTDDQGRRGFVLTLQAREQHIRRDKATSNICSNQALNALAASVAMTALGKKGVREMAAANLQKTHYAKTAFKEAGFDIAYDGFSFNEFIVKFNQPVKELNQKLLQKGIIGGYDLGRDYADLANHMLIAVTEQRSKEEIDTLVKELGDLHA; this is encoded by the coding sequence ATGAAACATCGTTATTTACCTATGACTGAACAAGATAAGAAGGCTATGCTCGAAACCATTGGTGTTTCTTCAATTGATGAATTGTTTAGCGATATTCCTGAGAAAGTAAAATTCAAGGGTGAATACAATATTAAACCGGCAAAATCTGAAACTGCATTAATGAAAGAGCTATTCCAAATGGCCAGCCGGAATGCTGACTTAAAAAGAAATGTCTCTTTTCTAGGTGCTGGGGTATACGATCATTACATGCCTGTCATTGTAGATCATGTGATTTCTCGTTCCGAATTTTATACTGCCTATACACCATACCAGCCAGAAATCTCTCAAGGTGAATTACAAGCCATTTTTGAATTCCAAACGATGATTTGTGAATTAACAGGCATGGATGTAGCCAACTCATCTATGTATGATGGTGGGACAGCACTTGCTGAGGCTGCGATGCTAAGCGCAGGTCATACAAAACGAAAGACTATTTTAGTGTCAAGTGCCGTTCATCCAGAGTCCCGTGAAGTTCTTAAAACATATGCAAAAGGTCAATACCTTGATGTCGTTGAAGTACCTGTGACAGATGGTGTAACAGATGTTGACGCTTTAAAAGGACTTGTAAATGCAGATGTTGCTGCTGTCATTGTTCAGTACCCTAACTTCTTCGGCAGAATTGAACCATTAAAAGAGCTTGAAGAAGTAATCCATGAAAATAAATCAATGTTTGTTGTTTCTAGCAACCCATTATCCCTAGGTGTGTTAACACCTCCAGGAAAATTTGGTGCTGACATTGTTATTGGTGATGCGCAACCATTTGGTATTCCAACAGCTTTCGGTGGTCCACACTGCGGATACTTTGCAGTTACAACTAAATTAATGCGTAAGGTTCCAGGACGTCTTGTTGGACAAACAACAGATGATCAAGGACGCCGCGGTTTTGTTTTAACGCTTCAAGCACGTGAACAGCATATCCGTCGTGATAAAGCGACATCGAATATTTGCTCTAACCAGGCATTGAATGCATTAGCAGCATCGGTTGCAATGACTGCACTCGGTAAGAAGGGTGTACGTGAAATGGCAGCAGCAAATTTACAGAAGACTCATTATGCAAAAACTGCATTTAAAGAGGCTGGATTTGATATTGCTTATGATGGCTTTTCATTTAATGAATTTATCGTGAAATTCAATCAACCAGTTAAAGAATTAAACCAAAAGTTGTTACAAAAAGGAATCATTGGCGGTTATGATTTAGGTCGTGACTATGCAGATCTTGCTAATCATATGTTGATTGCCGTTACAGAACAAAGGTCTAAGGAAGAAATTGATACTTTAGTGAAAGAATTGGGGGATTTGCATGCATAA